Proteins encoded within one genomic window of Nitrospina gracilis 3/211:
- a CDS encoding class I SAM-dependent rRNA methyltransferase: MRSGKIKIKVSKTVQKRILSGDPWVRFYQMKDRKVSGAAGDLGVVYDSANKFLAIGLFDPYSDIRLRILQTRKPVIIDRDFFMERLHSAAVLREGLEGGATTGYRLVNGENDALPGLVVDRYAETQIVKVYTSAWLPHLPILMALLTEEFGAQRLVLRLSRHVQKVDAGGYRDGQVLAGAPLAGPVEFLENGLRFTADVLAGQKTGFFLDQRDNRQEVRQRASGKTVLNVFSYSGGFSVYALAGECESVTELEISRPALDGARANAVLNFGKEVASSGRFSQIQGDAFEVLERLHTEGKTFDLVILDPPAFAKSKKDKPNALRAYQRLVQLGARVTSKYGILFAASCSAPVEADEFYRAVEQGLKSAGRTARSQIKTGHAPDHPVTFREGAYLKGVFLELSA, from the coding sequence GTGCGTTCCGGAAAAATCAAAATCAAGGTCTCGAAAACAGTGCAGAAGCGCATATTGAGCGGCGATCCGTGGGTGCGGTTCTACCAGATGAAAGACCGCAAGGTGTCGGGTGCCGCAGGCGACCTGGGCGTGGTGTACGATTCCGCTAACAAGTTCCTCGCCATCGGTTTGTTTGATCCTTACTCCGACATCCGTCTGCGTATCCTGCAAACCCGCAAACCGGTGATCATCGACCGCGACTTTTTCATGGAGCGGTTGCATTCCGCGGCGGTTTTACGCGAAGGACTGGAAGGCGGGGCCACGACGGGATACCGCCTCGTCAACGGAGAGAACGACGCCCTGCCGGGGCTGGTGGTGGACCGCTACGCGGAAACCCAGATCGTGAAAGTGTACACCTCCGCATGGTTGCCGCATTTGCCGATTCTGATGGCGTTGTTGACGGAAGAGTTCGGCGCACAGCGATTGGTTCTACGTTTGAGCCGCCACGTACAGAAAGTCGATGCAGGCGGATACCGGGACGGGCAGGTGCTGGCCGGCGCGCCGCTTGCGGGTCCGGTCGAGTTTCTGGAAAACGGATTGCGTTTCACAGCCGATGTGTTGGCGGGACAAAAGACGGGGTTCTTTCTCGATCAACGTGACAACCGGCAGGAAGTGCGCCAGCGTGCCTCCGGCAAAACGGTGCTCAACGTGTTCAGTTACAGCGGAGGATTTTCCGTTTACGCGCTGGCAGGAGAATGCGAATCGGTTACGGAACTAGAAATCAGCCGACCCGCGCTCGACGGCGCGCGTGCCAATGCGGTGTTGAATTTCGGTAAAGAGGTAGCGAGTTCGGGGCGGTTCTCACAAATTCAGGGAGATGCATTTGAAGTGCTGGAACGCCTGCATACGGAAGGCAAAACATTCGACCTGGTGATCCTGGATCCACCGGCGTTCGCCAAAAGCAAAAAGGACAAGCCGAATGCGCTTCGCGCTTATCAGCGGCTGGTGCAACTGGGGGCCCGGGTGACCTCAAAATACGGGATTCTGTTCGCGGCGTCGTGTTCCGCTCCGGTGGAAGCGGATGAGTTTTACCGGGCAGTCGAGCAGGGACTGAAATCCGCGGGCCGAACCGCCAGAAGCCAGATCAAAACGGGACATGCACCGGATCACCCGGTGACCTTCCGGGAAGGAGCGTATCTCAAGGGGGTGTTTCTGGAGCTTTCTGCCTAA